GTCGGGGTCTACGTGttgcgggggggggggaggtCAGGTGGGAGAGGGATTGCATCCCTCAGTGCCAAATTGTGCAGTACTCCACATGCTCATAATTTTGCACACTTTTCTGGGGTGGTAGAGCAGCCTGCCACCTGAGGCATCTAAGCACCTCCATCTATTTTTTAGCAGGCTTCATGTTGAAGCGCCGTTCCTCCGCACTCTGCGGGTTTGGAAATGGTGTGAGGAGCCACCGCCTCAGTGGGTAGCCGCTGTCACCTGCAAGGTATAACCAGAGTAATTAAGAAGCAGACTCGAATTACAAAACATTCCACGAGCGCCactcagtgacagtggcagCAACAGAATGGGCCAAATAGAGAAAAGAATTTACCCAACAGAACAAGTACAGTTGCATTATGTGAGAATGTAATACTTACCGAGGAGCCAACCATCACGACCAGCACCTGCCTGCAGTCTGTTCCCTACACCGCTGTGCgccaaaatgaatgaatcatgTGTTGAACCAGGCCACCATGCCACTAAATTTGTCAACACCATTGAGGGGTCACAAATTATTTGTACATTTATGGTGTGCACATTTTTTCGGTTCACATATACAAATTCGTTCTCGCTGGGGGCTCTTATAGCAATGTGGGTGCAGTCAATTGCGCCGATTACATTAGGGAAACCGGACATTGCTGCAAATTGCCTTTTGCTGTTGGCCTGTTCAACAACAGTGTAGGGAAACCTGATGTAGCGACTGGTCATTTGGATTATCCCATCCAAAACAGCTGGCAGTGCAGCACTGAGGGATGGCTGTGATATCCCAGACCTATTCGCACaggatttattattaatttctaTTTCCTGAATAGAACAGAAATCTATAAATTGAATTTATATCAATAGACAATAAAAGAAATAGGCATACCTGTCGGATAATTCCCTCTGGAACGAGCCCGTTGCTAGGAAACCCAACGCTGTCAGCACTTTAATGTGTGCCGGCATGGCGTGGTTCCGGTGGGTTGGTCGCTCTAAAATTGGACTCAATTCAGCAATCAGATCCAAGAGCAAGGCTCTAGGTAGTCTGAAATGGCTTATTAGCCAGTCATCATCATGAGCCAGGAAATCTTCCCGATCTCGGAATACCCTCTCCAGTCGGATCCGTCCATTGGCATGGTCTTCGAGAAGTACAAGTGCATCCATTGTGCCTTATTGCGCACGGCTGCCACTGAATGGCTATTTATATGCGCTCTTTCCATTAACCAATCGTTCTCACCTTGTCACAattgtctccaaaatgtgctTAAGCAAGGTCTGTAGTTTGCTTAAAGTTACGCACATTCCTACgctagtctttttttttataaatcccAATTCTTGCGTAAGAAGTTGCGTACGCACTTCCAAGCCCGgttttgtgcgtaagcaagctttataaatgaggcccctgctAGATAAAGTGCTTAAAGTGCATTAAAAACATCAGCCATTTTGCATAATAATTTCACCTGATATAAAAAacaatatgacaaataaaaGTTGTAAATCCTTGTTatggagaagctggaaccaaaaTGCTAAACATGCTTGTTATTTAGGtacaaaaatgactgaaacaattGATCATTTAATATAacatatataacatataacaatatatacaatatataacaTTTAATAGCTGTTGATTTTTTGTCAATCAAGCGATAAAATATCAACTTGTTGTAGCtctacatatctagttcacagCTCTTTAATGACCTGATATCAGGGATTATTATTAAAAGTCTTTGTTTATTAGATGTGCTCATGAATAAAATTTGTGTTCACCATATttcttttgagtcctgtgggttgtgaggtgggaaACCAGCACATCCCTTGTGCTGATCAGGTTGGGATATGGGGAGTTTGGAGGCCAGGACCacatctgtcagtggttttaatattttggctgattggtgtatacACTAGCAGGATATATGATAGTGTTCTGGCCATCAGTATGGCAACCGTTGTCTGCAGGATTGGACCCACATCTGCCTTTGACTTGTAATAAAGAGTGCTGTAAAACAACACTTACTAACTGGTAGGGGGAAGTGTTTCAGAGCCATCTGAGTTTTAATTCAACACTATGTAGCCTTCCAGCAGTTAACTTGACAATGCAGCAAAGATTTGTGCTTTGTGCGATTATTTGTCCCATAAGCCTTGATCTTACTGGATTAGCTTGCTTTAGCCTGCTGTGACATAATGAGCCCCTTCTGACACATGCTGTAGATTgaatttaataattattaaacCCGTATTAGAAACCCTACTTTTAATCTAAATATCTAACACCATAGGACTGGGTAATTGCATCAAAACTAATTTTTACataacaacattagcatttattttGAGTTGTGTTGGTGCCCACAAACACAACTCCAGTGtccattttcagctgtaactgtaacatttaaagatatgtAGTTAAACACAGTGGTCGGACCTCTGACGTCCTTGCGATTGTTGTGGCCATGCATTTCCCATTTTTCACTGAGTTTCCTCAAATGTGTGAAACAGCACTTCTCTGAGTTGAAATTGCTGTCAGTGAGTTTGGTCAAATACAGGATTGCAGCCTTATCAGCATCTACTGAAAGAAAGGAAGGTGAAGTTAGCATCCTTTGATTAAAAGATGGTTATGTATCAAACAGTTAGATGTGGTCACTGTTACACTCTGGCCTCACAACAAAcaccatttaaataaaaaataaatactgggAGGGATacctttgtttgtgttactaAGGATACCAGCTCTGGTGTTTTTGTAAGATTAACTAGCAGCAATGTGTTTTGTCAACAGACAAAATGGTCATCACAGGGACATAGTGAGATGTTAAATACGACATGGATACTCCATCTCTATGAAAGAAAGGAGAATGGATTTCAGTGTGAAACTAGTATAATGTTCCTGAGAGTTTTTCACATTCCTAACTGACTGAATCAGCCATAACTGGTGCTTCATCTATTctgttgtgtgtattttaggCATTGCAGGTGGTCAAAGCAAGCACAAAATACTGATGTGTGATTGGTCCTCTCTGAGGTGTGTAGTTTGTTCCATTAATTCAAGATGTTGACTATCATATTGGGGCAATGATGTCATGCAATTCAATGTTAAATGAAATGAGCAAACCAGCGAAAGTTTATGGCATAACAATGTCATTTAGTTACTGATTAACTGTATGAGTTAATACTTAACAGTATATAATTGTAGTTGTGCAGGCCACAAAGCATTGCAGCAGGACTTTGAAGCAATTAAAGTTAAACTTTAacctaaataataaataatgcaaTTCCATGCATTCATatacttgtgtttgtgtgttttggctcaACGCGCCTGTACTGATACGACCATATCGGGAAGCCACAGGGGTGTCTGTGCCATCGCATCCAACAGTCTCTGTTTCTACCTGTCTGGATTAAAATGCAACCCTGGAGTTTTCAAACTAATACGGGTCAGCAGTCTTTTTAAACGTCTCAATTTTTAGGGTTGGGTTAGGGTTATGAGTATGATTTATAGCTTTTATCTACCATAGAGGAAAGGTTCAAATGAAAATTCTGTAAATCATAATATGAAATTTCAACACCTTTCTAGCATGTTACTTCTTGTATTTTACCTGATGTGAGAAAGGCTTCTCggggtagggctgggcgatatggctgaAAAATGTATCATGATATAAGTGTTTCATATCAGTCGATACCGATAAttattgaattttttaaaacatatttgaaataaggaccagaagaaaaaaataaaaaaaaataaaaaacacttattttaaatgtaacctTTCCTCAGTAATGAACAAACGAACACAGGGGAAAAAGAGGTCAAcataaccatgaaaaacagtcaaataaataaatatactggTTAATTATAAAATCCAAAGTACTGCCAAACTGGCGAACTGACCTTTCCTAGTCTACTGTATGTTAACACTTAAAATAacgtgtacagatgtgaagccctggctgtatctgactgagccttaatgaaagctgttgtcttgtattttttttcctctgaaaatattaaccttatagtcaaacacagtttattcagcctgtgtagttgaggggacaggtcaaactgatgacgctgatttacaggagaattcatgtcaaatggaggtTAAACCAttaacataaactacagatcacctgtaaagcattttaataaattaatctatcataattaaaacaactggagactgaaaacaaactgatatatggatctgatcacttttttaatgaattgacatcattccagacaggatgtaagtgtgtctgtgacttcttgtacggactgaaggctgctggaaactgtcgggaaactgtccgacttcaccgcggCTTTTTGTTGCCGCCCCctgcctgctctcgtctactttccaggcgaggcgcagttcatctcgaacgagcctgtTTTCTCCTTTCACTGTTTTGTTATGAGTTGCAGACACGAGGCACGAAGGTGCAACCAAACATCAAACTGCTAGTGTGCATCTCACTCAACAGGTTATTGGAACATTACGTACGTTACaagcagtgagtgagtgagtttgtTCATGCAACCAGACTTGCTTAGCTGGGCCGGGAGCGCCGGGAGAGGCTGAAGCCCTCGCTGGAACTTCATCCCCCAGAATGCCTTGCAGTTCAGGACGGTGattttcttcctgttttattaGACGTTTTATCGAACGTATTTTCTATTGATATTGATCATGTGTTTTTATCGTGATAGATATCGCTATCGTTTTATTGCTCAGCCCTATCTCGGGGTGCTAGAAGTATCACAGTTGTCATTGTTTAGGTGAAGGAATAGCAAAGGTTCCATTCCCAGTGATCCAGTTTTTCTTTCTAATGGTACAAAACATGCATATTTGACGTTTAATTGAGATCCCAAAATGGCTGGATGAAATTGTTTAGATGTTACTGAGTGACGATAATAACATTATGTAAGCATGAAAAACACGGACATCAGTATCAATCACTCATCCTGCTTACTTCTCCTTACTGAGGAGACTCACTGTCAGGTCGGCTACCTCAGATGCATTTTAAGATTCGTGGCAAACTAAGCTAAACTGTTGGACGACACACAGACCGCTGTCATTTtggtctgtttttaacatttgctTTAAGCCCTGCTACCGTAATGTGCCTGCGTAAACCGCGATTGTAAACCATAATGGACAGAAtcagagactgtggacagagcagattgaaatatcactttttacctgctgaacacgttttgataaagtattggcaaaggttttattgcacttacttacagtaacaagtgtagttGTTGTCAACTAGGCTAATCTtaaagttatattcccttcatctgcactgcggcctctctgctgttgtctgacttcactctgttgtgtttgtgtgtgacaaaaTTGCCGATACGTCAGAGCTTATTAATACTATGGTCTTGATTAATTTTGCCCGGGGGTGTTTAATACTGCATCTCGGTACTCCTATTTTGCTGGGCCGCTCAGAGATTGCTTCTGGGCAGGATGTGGCCCACAGGCTGCCAGTTGAAATGCCTGCTCTAAAGCGTGAGTGGGCATAGCTGATGGTTTGAGAGATGGATAATTGCATTtatcagtttattttatttgctgttTTGAGCATTTGCCATATCTTGTTGTATATTTTTAtcagaaaaatataatttttttatgttgtgacataTTTCAACCATAGCACCCAGCCATAATGCcaactgcagagaaaaacaacatcaacaaaagccAGGCCCAAAACCAAGACAAAAACAGGAGTTTATTGAAGTGGTAGGTGAATCACTGCTAAGCACAGTTCCCTCAAAGCACGAGTTCCTTGGTTTGTGTGACTATTTGTGAAACAAATTAAATTGTGATTTTCAATAGTTATCAGCTCCTCTAAATGTTGTCTTAATTGGTTTTTCACTGAGCAGATTTAAAAGGTAAAACAGATGTTTGGGGCTGTATCAGCTTGATTGACAGGCTGCTCTCATTTGGCCGTGGTTGTTGCCGTTCCCTTTTCCCACTTGATCTGAAAATTTGCACTTTCTCCAGTAACAGTCAACAGTATTGCTTAGAACACAGCATGTAAAAAATGTGAGGCACCAAATTGCTCCATATATATATTTGTCAATAAATCCTTCAAAAACacgcaaacaaaacaaatatgaagTGCAAAGCGGAATTTCcttgaagacattttgaaatTTTACATCATCTTTTGTCAGCACAGTTCTTATGAGACATTCTTGAACACAAAGACAATCATCAAGATTTACGTGAGTTGGATTTTCAGAAAAGGGTTATTTCACTGTCCCACATTCCAAGGTTAGAATCCAATGCAAAGCTTGTACTTGACAAGCTGACACTTCTTTCAAAAAGTCCTTCCATCTTTGTGGCTCTTGTAGCCACTCTACCCAGTACGAAGTCTGTTATAATGTTTTGGTGCCCATATTAGGCGCTTTACACGTATGTCACTGTTCTCGCCAATAATCTGGTCCCAGCAGTATTCGGGGGAGAGCAGCCTGCTTGGTTTGTGAAGCCAAAAGTACTTATTCAGATGACTCTCATCATGCCACAGAGCCTCCACGTTGTTTCCTTTGTCCTCCATGATACCCAGAAAGCAGAAATCTGCCAAATTCTTCACATTTTCCGACAAGCCTCCGAAGAGAGCAGCGTGGTAGTAGTAATCTCCAGTTTCCATGAAGGCTTTGGATTTGGGGTTTCTGTCGTAGGTGAATTTGTGCTTTGGTAGTTTGTAAAACCACGCGTGTAGCAAAGCCACAGAATCCCCCAGAGCCTCTGAGCCAAATCTTCCCTTAAACACTTGATCCACATCAAAGCAGAAGACATATCTGCAGTGGTGACGAATCTCTGATTCAATGGCATCTGATATCGTTTTCATCCGCATCATGGAGATGTCCTGCCACCTGGACTGCTTTTCCACCTGGATAACCTTCAGGCTTCGCTGAGGGCCGAGCTTGATATTTGGTACCTTCTCTGGTTGATCTGTGAACACGTAATATGTCACCTGTAACCCCAACATAAAGTGTTGTTCTGCCGAGGTAAGGAAAGTCTTGAGGTAGGTGTCAAGGTACCttaggtggagacagagagacaaacactTGCTTTTGCTCATAACTTAAGAtgatgacacaaaaacacaaaaaataaataactacatttaaatagataaaaaaaatccctATACTATTGTGTTTCTCATTCCATTATTTGAGACCCAAGCCCATCTGTCCCACATTCCTCTAATCCTGAAAGTAATGTATGAAAAACAAGGAATGACGTTTGGGTCGGTAGAGCCATGTGAACACAACTGAGGGGACAGTAAAGTACAGAGTGTAAAAAAGCATCCCTCTTCTTCTACAATCCGTGGAAAATGAAATTGTGTCGtcaagtttgttttaaatgcttTTCTCGTCTCATATACTTCATTATTGTTTAATATAAAATTGCTCTTCAATTTTATTCCGAGTAGCAGCAAACAGTCTTGAATCCAActaagctgtaggaaccctggtGTCTTGTTCAGGTGGATTCAGAGAAACAAGAAACAAACCTTCCCACAGCAAACACGGTGAGGGCCACAGATGTCTGGTTTTGGATGTGGTTTTGGTCATAAAGATTGGGGTCAAACATCCCCTCCCAGATGATAGGAGCTTTCCAAGATGTCCGTGTATCAACTCCCTGTCTGGCCCTGAAAAGGAAGATGAAAACAGATATGTGTTAAACAGCCATGTGAGAAGGACATTTACATTGTGTTCACAATCATGAGCAAGTAATGAAACATTAAGTGCCAAAAGGAATTAGAAGTTATATTGTAACTGCCTCCTAAAATATTTACTTTATCTTGTAGTTTCAATCATAATAATGATTAAACTACCATaacatgtgttttattttgttaatgttaatgatttgatttgaatttaGACTTTTTTTGATGTCTGTACTTGAGACAGGCAGGTGTGCTGATGTCTGGTCAGCAGTAAACCATGAATATAAccgtgtgtgttcagtgtgagtCTGAACCGCCAGACCAATGAAGCTGATTTAGTGACACGTAGAGaaattgtttcatttgttttgcatcttCTGATCGGCCTTTACAGAGATCACCAATTAAACTATTTAGAACAAATGTCGGCCGATAATAACaggtgattgattgatttataaTCCATGCTGGTTCCAGATCTGGCTGCTTAAAGTTGAGATAGCAAGTTAGTTCTGTGTGAAGAGCAGTGGCATTAATCGTAAAAGATAAACACTGCACACTGCTGTCCTACTTGTCATGAAACTATATGTCCTACGAGTAGACAGAAAGGGAAGTACCAGACTTGATGTGAGTAATTCCATGTAATTGTTGGGTTACTGACAGGCTACAATATAAGCACAGGGTGAGGGAAGAGGACGTTAATCCCTGAgggaaaatgcagttttttcactctgctgttacacacacaggttcaaaatacacacacacgtacaaagAGAACCTATACaggtgcagacagacagatgtcagagtgagggggctgtcTATGGACAGGTGCCCTGAATAGTTGAGGGTTTGGTGCCTTGGTCAAGGGCACATTGTCAGTGCCCAGAAGGAGAAGTggcctctccagctaccagtcgaCACTATATTTAGCTCACGTGCAGACTTGAATCGGTGACCCTCTGGCTCTCTGAGCTACTGCTGCTCCAAAGTGGGTGAAGTGCAAACACTCAAACTATGGTGGCTCCAAATAAACCACCCACTGTATTTGTGGATTCATTTCATTCCAATGCTGTGTATCAGAGAGGAATATAAGAGTTTTGTGAGATCAGGCTGTTCATCATTAAACAAATCTGTCATTGTAACGTCACACAAGCTGAGCAGGCCTTCCTGGAGGCTGGGTTTGACGTGCAGAGCAGGGCAGTTAAGTGGCAAAATATTACCTTTTATAATCTCGTCAGCATTAACTGACCAGACAAAACATTGATTTTAAGAAAGGATTCAGGCATTGATTAGGTTATttctctgcttcttaacagtgcgATCGAGTTTACAGCaaacctggggacaaatcctagttgtctcagattggttatttgtggtgtcaaagtttttgagagcataaatagagagatgttgagatTTGCAAATGAtaatcagtaagtgtgtgctcggaaatcagcccttaaacctgtcaaacactgctgtaCAAAAGCAAGTTTGTAATTGTGTAGAATTTATTTGTagctgtagaaaaaaaaagttaaaataaaatgtttatacAAGTTGTCACCTTGATTATAATTTCTGATACATGCTttagcctcactggattagtttcAAGATAATCAAAGgcatagaaaacataatgacttaAAGTTAAAGTAAGACCATCATCACTGTATTTTTATTCTGCTAATGGCAATGATGCCAGCGAGGCATATATTTTAATCATCCTTTCGTAAAAGCAGTTGGGcagtgtgttgtttttaaatatgcCCTTTAGATAAATCGACTTGATTTCTGAGGTTATGTGACAAAACAAATGTCTCATCTCTTACCTGAAGTTCAGCGTGCGGTCTAAGTTGACACTCCATCTTAGTTTTCCTTCACTGGTCACCAGCAGGTTTTCCGCAGGGACGAGGCTTGCCAAATATCTAACATTAAAAAGTTACCATCATTAACCCAGAATAGAATAATTTTGAAGTGAATCTTTTAAATAAATTGAATTGCCTCGCATCGGTCTTCAAGGGCAATAGTGATGACTTTTGTACTCACCTTAAATATAAGGAGGTGAAGCTGACAACGAGCAACACAAGACAGCAGAAGGTTCCAGCGCTCCTTTCCTTTAGCCCACTGAAGAGATGCCAAATCAAACAAGAACACCTGAGTTAAGCCTGTTTAATATATGGTTATAAATGACTTAGTGTTTGATGTTGTACTGATCATGCAGACAAATGGCCAAGTGTGTATGAGACTGAAGTGGCTGTTAAATGAACATGATAAAAGTGATGAGCATTCTGGTCTTTGGTTTAAATTTACTGTCACTGAAATACTTATACCATTAAACTCCAATCTAGACTTGCTTGCGATTTTTTGGGCCGAGTGTTTGGACGGCCGATTCCGATTTTGGCCGATTccgatttaatttttttcaaaccactttacagcacacaagatattgcaatattttctatctttgctttttgctttgcattttaaccaagatacaaccagcttttcCATAAttatctcaaacaaacaaacaaacaaacaaaaacagtgacacaggttaagaaacattttcctttttgctcaaatatatatatatatacagtacaggccaaaagtttggacacaccttctcattcaatgcgttttctttattttcatgactatttacattgtagattctcactgaaggcatcaaaactatgaatgaacacatgtggagttatgtacttaacaaaaaaaggtgaaataactgagaacatgttttatattctagtttcttcaaaatagccaccctttgctctgattactgctttgcacccTCTTGGCATTCGGTCCAGCTCACcgcaaaccatctcgattgggttcaggtccggtgactgtggaggccaggtcatctgccgcagcactccatcactctccttcttggtcaaatagcccttacacagcctggaggtgtgtttggggtcattgtcctgttgaaaaataaatgatggtccaactaaacgcaaaccggatgggatggcatgtcgctgcaggatgctgtggtagccatgctggttcagtgtgccttcaattttgaataaatccccaacagtgtcaccagcaaaacacccccacaccatcacacctcctcctccatgcttcacagtgggaaccaggcatgtggaatccatccgttcaccttttctgcgtctcacaaagacacggcggttggaaccaaagatctcaaatttggactcatcagaccaaagcacagatttccactggtctaatgtccattccttgtgtttcttggcccaaacaaatctcttctgcttgttgcctctccttagcagtggtttcctagcagctatttgaccatgaaggcctgattcgcgcagtctcctcttaacagttgttctagagatgggtctgctgctagaactctgtgtggcattcatctggtctctgatctgagctgctgttaacttgcgatttctgaggctggtgactcggatgaacttatcctcagaagcagaggtgactcttggtcttcctttcctgcgtcggtcctcatgtgtgccagtttcgttgtagcgcttgatggtttttgcgactccacttggggacacatttaaagtttttgcaattttccggactgactgaccttcatttcttaaagtaatgatggccacttgtttttctttagttagctgattggttcttgccataatatgaattttaacagttgtccaatagggctgtcggctgtgtattaacctgacttctgcacaacacaactgatggtcccaaccccattgataaagcaagaaattccactaattaaccctgataaggcacacctgtgaagtggaaaccatttcaggtgactacctcttgaagctcatggagagaatgccaagagtgtgcaaagcagtaatcagagcaaagggtggctattttgaagaaactagaatataaaacatgttttcagttatttcacctttttttgttaagtacataactccacatgtgttcattcatagttttgatgccttcagtgagaatctacaatgtaaatagtcatgaaaataaagaaaacgcattgaatgagaaggtgtgtccaaacttttggcctgtactgtatgtatatatacagtacaggccaaaagtttggacacaccttctcattcaatgcgttttctttattttcatgactatttacattgtagattctcactgaaggcatcaaaactatgaatgaacacatgtggagttatgtacttaacaaaaaaaggtgaaataactgaaaacatgttttatgttctagtttcttcaaaatagccaccctttgctctgattactgctttgcacactcttggcattctctcgatgagcttcaagaggtagtcacctgaaatggtttccacttcacaggtgtgccttatcagggttaattagtggaatttcttgctttatcaatggggttgggaccatcagttgtgttgtgcagaagtcaggttaatacacagccgacagccctattggacaactgttaaaattcatattatggcaagaaccaatcagctaactaaagaaaaacgagtggccatcattactttaagaaatgaaggtcagtcagtccagaaaattgcaaaaactttaaatgtgtccccaagtggagtcgcaaaaaccatcaagcgctacaacgaaactggcacacatgaggaccgacccaggaaaggaagaccaagagtaacctctgcttctgaggataagttcatctgagtcaccagcctcagaaatcgcaagttaacagcagctcagatcagagaccagatgaatgccacacagagttctagcagcagacccatctctagaacaactgttaagaggagactgcgccaatcaggccttcatggtcaaatagctgctaggaaaccactgctaaggagaggcaacaagcagaagagatttgtttgggccaagaaacacaaggaatggacattagaccagtggaaatctgtgctttggtctgatgagtccaaatttgagatctttggttccaaccgccgtgtctttgtgagacgcagaaaaggtgaacggatggattccacatgcctggttcccactgtgaagcatggaggaggaggtgtgatggtgtgggggtgttttgctggtgacactgttggggatttattcaaaattgaaggcacactgaaccagcatggctaccacagcatcctgcagcgacatgccatcccatccggtttgcgtttagttggacgatcatttatttttcaacaggacaatgaccccaaacacacctccaggctgtgtaagggctatttgaccaagaaggagagtgatggagtgctgcggcagatgacctggcc
The Epinephelus lanceolatus isolate andai-2023 chromosome 2, ASM4190304v1, whole genome shotgun sequence DNA segment above includes these coding regions:
- the LOC117259076 gene encoding N-acetyllactosaminide alpha-1,3-galactosyltransferase-like isoform X2 gives rise to the protein MKGQFFTAVSGLKERSAGTFCCLVLLVVSFTSLYLRARQGVDTRTSWKAPIIWEGMFDPNLYDQNHIQNQTSVALTVFAVGRYLDTYLKTFLTSAEQHFMLGLQVTYYVFTDQPEKVPNIKLGPQRSLKVIQVEKQSRWQDISMMRMKTISDAIESEIRHHCRYVFCFDVDQVFKGRFGSEALGDSVALLHAWFYKLPKHKFTYDRNPKSKAFMETGDYYYHAALFGGLSENVKNLADFCFLGIMEDKGNNVEALWHDESHLNKYFWLHKPSRLLSPEYCWDQIIGENSDIRVKRLIWAPKHYNRLRTG
- the LOC117259076 gene encoding N-acetyllactosaminide alpha-1,3-galactosyltransferase-like isoform X1, producing MKGQFFTAVSGLKERSAGTFCCLVLLVVSFTSLYLRYLASLVPAENLLVTSEGKLRWSVNLDRTLNFRARQGVDTRTSWKAPIIWEGMFDPNLYDQNHIQNQTSVALTVFAVGRYLDTYLKTFLTSAEQHFMLGLQVTYYVFTDQPEKVPNIKLGPQRSLKVIQVEKQSRWQDISMMRMKTISDAIESEIRHHCRYVFCFDVDQVFKGRFGSEALGDSVALLHAWFYKLPKHKFTYDRNPKSKAFMETGDYYYHAALFGGLSENVKNLADFCFLGIMEDKGNNVEALWHDESHLNKYFWLHKPSRLLSPEYCWDQIIGENSDIRVKRLIWAPKHYNRLRTG